One region of Streptococcus parasanguinis genomic DNA includes:
- a CDS encoding DUF4767 domain-containing protein, translated as MKRKHWMQLGLAASSMVLLTGCYQRYQRQSSPKKEVATSQTSAKKQAKKADNKQLYQSVFSDYQKIFATSKELDAISKLNDALAKEDRMINSWVIETVINQPDAVRYAFKDLNNDGVDEMIIANQQTDGSYFVTGVYYLKDQKPTLLAEGFVAGHGGARNATTLYQGGEVLEVSWMSGTGRGVAVLSRIEKTPQAATKVQEEEVQVPGSDLNSLFGKSDENKLDLKAFDWQTFDSAPSAGNSQSQEKTPWNAEKSAKLAEFMKTWGEKMGQPNYQKGIAGGDVGPDNLYTLGENSKMDAIYTDTGQGNAKYRIVERYSNWDKYPDVHSYFFAITDTGEGIVFHSPTTNGGKMYLKPTDNKELQEEFTQLLHQ; from the coding sequence ATGAAAAGAAAACATTGGATGCAGTTGGGATTAGCGGCTTCGAGTATGGTCTTGTTAACAGGATGTTACCAAAGATACCAGCGCCAGTCCAGTCCTAAAAAAGAGGTTGCAACCAGCCAGACTTCAGCAAAAAAACAAGCGAAAAAAGCAGATAACAAACAATTATACCAGTCAGTTTTTTCAGACTACCAAAAGATTTTTGCCACTTCAAAAGAGTTAGATGCCATTTCCAAATTGAATGATGCATTAGCCAAAGAAGATCGGATGATCAATAGCTGGGTGATCGAGACCGTGATCAATCAGCCAGATGCCGTTCGCTATGCCTTTAAGGACTTAAATAACGATGGGGTAGATGAGATGATCATCGCCAATCAGCAGACCGATGGAAGCTACTTTGTGACGGGAGTCTACTATCTCAAGGACCAAAAACCGACTCTGCTAGCTGAAGGTTTCGTCGCTGGACACGGTGGAGCGCGCAATGCGACGACCCTCTATCAGGGAGGAGAAGTCTTAGAAGTCAGCTGGATGTCAGGAACTGGCCGTGGGGTAGCTGTGCTTTCACGGATAGAAAAGACGCCTCAAGCTGCGACCAAAGTCCAGGAAGAAGAAGTCCAAGTACCTGGTTCAGATCTGAATAGCCTCTTTGGAAAATCGGATGAGAATAAACTGGATCTCAAGGCTTTTGACTGGCAAACTTTTGACAGCGCACCATCAGCGGGAAATAGCCAAAGCCAGGAAAAAACGCCTTGGAATGCTGAAAAATCAGCAAAATTAGCAGAATTTATGAAGACCTGGGGCGAAAAGATGGGCCAACCCAACTATCAAAAAGGCATCGCTGGCGGTGATGTAGGACCAGACAACCTCTATACTCTAGGGGAAAATAGTAAGATGGATGCCATTTATACAGATACCGGTCAGGGAAATGCAAAATACCGCATCGTGGAACGCTATAGCAATTGGGACAAGTATCCAGATGTGCATAGTTATTTCTTTGCTATTACAGATACAGGAGAAGGCATTGTCTTTCATTCTCCAACGACCAATGGAGGAAAGATGTATCTAAAACCAACGGACAACAAGGAACTTCAAGAAGAATTTACACAGTTACTTCATCAATAA
- a CDS encoding ABC transporter ATP-binding protein, translating to MTLLDVQHIKKIYKTRFQGTQVEALKDIHFTVENGEYVAIMGESGSGKSTLLNILAMLDQPTEGRVYLNGTDTSTIKNKDASSFRREKLGFVFQDFNLLDTLSVKDNILLPLVLSRRPIKEMMSKVDSVSRELGIHQLLEKYPYEISGGQKQRVAVARAIITSPEILLADEPTGALDSKSSAALLDVFEDINTMGQTILMVTHSTAAAARAKRVLFIKDGILYNQIFRGEKTERQMFQEISDTLTVMAGKEDHDV from the coding sequence ATGACCCTACTAGACGTTCAACATATCAAAAAAATCTACAAAACCCGCTTTCAAGGAACGCAGGTTGAAGCCTTAAAGGATATCCATTTTACCGTTGAAAATGGCGAATATGTCGCCATCATGGGGGAATCAGGATCCGGGAAATCAACTCTCCTCAATATCCTGGCCATGCTGGATCAGCCGACGGAAGGGCGGGTCTACCTCAATGGCACGGACACCTCAACCATCAAGAACAAGGACGCATCCAGCTTCCGTCGCGAAAAACTAGGCTTCGTTTTTCAAGACTTCAACCTGCTCGATACCTTGTCTGTCAAGGACAATATCCTCTTGCCTCTAGTCCTTTCTCGCAGACCGATCAAGGAAATGATGAGCAAGGTCGATAGCGTCAGTCGGGAGTTGGGCATTCACCAGCTCTTAGAAAAATATCCCTACGAGATCTCTGGTGGGCAAAAACAACGGGTGGCTGTAGCACGGGCCATTATTACCTCACCAGAAATTCTCCTGGCGGATGAGCCAACAGGGGCGTTGGATTCCAAGTCATCCGCTGCTCTGCTGGATGTCTTTGAAGACATCAATACCATGGGCCAAACCATTCTCATGGTGACCCACTCAACCGCAGCAGCAGCGCGTGCCAAGCGCGTGCTCTTTATCAAGGATGGGATCCTTTACAATCAGATCTTCCGCGGGGAAAAGACGGAGCGTCAGATGTTCCAAGAAATCTCAGATACTCTGACGGTCATGGCGGGTAAGGAGGATCATGATGTTTAA
- a CDS encoding FtsX-like permease family protein: MFKLTSKLALSNLKQNRKLYYPFAIAVILTTMILYSFIALSLTPHLEDSYGGGSARTVLGFGSFVVQLVVIILVAYANGYVMKNRSKELGLYSVLGMEKKHLLIMTLWELLFFYVLTVGVGLGLGLLFDRLIFALLLKCMGLPVVIQSTFQIDAVLNTLLGLALAFGLILLLNSFRLLRYSSLHLMQQKKAGEKKGRFLLVQTLLGLGLLGIAFYMALTVERPVAAVQGFFIAVILVILATYLLFNAGSITFLRFLKGRKSYYYKPENFISVSNLIARMRKNAAGLATISILSTMVLVTLTGSLNIFIGGHNYLDTVYPSDYMISVGHMPSDAEIEPVIEDVQAQIKKTADATHLSDYQVAQTAYWSAEIRKIDGRILEVNDQSTPSTGQELKTEGTVYFFDQATYEQLTGQKVELGENEILAYGYQYPGKLDSQLEINGKTFTIKEKLNSNFIQGKLPQSELFQHQMGLYLVLPDLNQLGLKVDKNLEFSITAKNKDNQDFISGLIKELYSTDKISQYDATYFGGFDRYSIEKDWRETAGTLLFIGIFLSVIFLLATVLVIYYKQISEGYEDRENFVILQQVGLDQKQTATTIRKQILTVFFLPLFFSFLYLGVAYKMIAKIVAILGATNTGLVLQTTLSICAVFFISYVLVFLLTSRSYRKIVVR; the protein is encoded by the coding sequence ATGTTTAAATTAACCAGTAAATTAGCACTTTCCAACCTCAAACAAAATCGCAAGTTGTATTATCCTTTCGCTATAGCTGTCATTTTAACGACCATGATCCTTTATAGTTTTATCGCCTTGTCATTGACCCCTCATTTAGAGGATTCTTACGGAGGGGGATCGGCGAGAACTGTTCTTGGTTTTGGCAGTTTCGTCGTCCAGCTGGTCGTCATCATTTTGGTGGCTTATGCCAATGGCTACGTCATGAAAAATCGTTCCAAAGAACTGGGCTTGTACAGTGTTCTGGGAATGGAGAAGAAGCATCTCCTCATCATGACCTTATGGGAATTGCTCTTCTTCTATGTTCTCACAGTTGGAGTAGGACTGGGCTTGGGACTCTTGTTTGATCGCTTGATTTTCGCCTTGCTTCTAAAATGTATGGGTTTACCAGTCGTCATTCAATCAACCTTCCAGATAGATGCTGTTCTTAACACTTTACTTGGGTTAGCCTTAGCTTTTGGACTCATTCTCTTGTTGAATTCTTTCCGCCTCTTGCGCTACAGTTCCCTCCACCTTATGCAGCAAAAGAAAGCAGGAGAGAAGAAGGGACGCTTCTTGCTGGTTCAAACTCTGTTAGGACTAGGGCTCTTAGGAATTGCTTTTTATATGGCGCTAACCGTTGAGCGGCCAGTTGCGGCTGTCCAAGGATTCTTTATTGCCGTCATCTTGGTCATTCTAGCGACTTATCTCTTATTCAACGCAGGCTCTATTACCTTCTTAAGATTTCTCAAAGGTCGGAAATCCTATTATTACAAGCCAGAGAATTTTATATCTGTCTCTAACTTAATAGCTCGGATGCGAAAAAATGCAGCGGGCCTCGCGACCATTAGTATTCTTTCCACCATGGTCTTGGTCACCTTAACCGGGTCGCTCAATATCTTTATTGGAGGGCATAATTACCTAGATACTGTTTACCCTTCTGATTACATGATTAGTGTGGGGCATATGCCTTCAGATGCTGAGATAGAACCGGTTATCGAGGATGTTCAAGCTCAAATTAAGAAAACAGCTGACGCGACACATCTGTCAGATTATCAGGTGGCACAGACAGCATACTGGTCAGCTGAAATTCGAAAGATTGATGGAAGGATCTTAGAGGTGAATGACCAGTCCACTCCATCAACTGGTCAGGAGTTGAAGACAGAAGGAACAGTCTACTTTTTTGATCAAGCGACTTATGAGCAACTGACCGGTCAAAAAGTTGAGCTTGGGGAAAATGAAATCCTAGCCTATGGGTATCAATATCCTGGAAAATTAGACTCACAATTAGAAATCAATGGGAAGACCTTCACGATTAAAGAAAAACTAAACTCCAATTTTATCCAAGGGAAACTCCCTCAATCCGAACTGTTTCAACACCAAATGGGCTTGTACCTGGTCCTCCCTGACTTGAACCAACTGGGACTAAAAGTTGATAAAAATTTGGAATTCTCTATTACTGCTAAAAATAAAGATAACCAAGATTTTATTTCTGGCTTGATCAAAGAGCTGTATTCGACAGACAAAATCAGTCAATATGATGCGACTTATTTTGGTGGATTTGATCGATACAGTATAGAGAAAGATTGGCGTGAAACAGCAGGGACTCTTCTATTTATCGGGATTTTTCTATCGGTGATCTTTCTATTAGCTACAGTTCTTGTCATTTACTACAAACAGATTTCAGAAGGCTATGAGGACCGGGAAAATTTTGTGATCTTGCAACAAGTAGGATTGGACCAAAAGCAAACGGCCACCACCATTCGCAAACAAATTCTCACCGTCTTTTTCCTCCCATTATTCTTCTCCTTCTTGTACCTAGGAGTAGCCTACAAGATGATCGCAAAAATCGTTGCCATCTTAGGAGCAACCAATACGGGCTTGGTCCTTCAAACAACTCTTTCCATCTGCGCTGTCTTTTTCATCTCTTATGTTCTCGTCTTTCTTCTGACTTCTAGAAGTTATCGGAAGATTGTCGTGAGATAG
- a CDS encoding peptide ABC transporter substrate-binding protein codes for MKKSKLALLAGVAAASTLFLAACGSSSNASKGTTYNYVYGTDPDSLNYLTSNRSTTSDITTNLVDGLFENDQYGNLVPALAEDWSVSKDGLTYTYKLRKDAKWYDSEGNEYADVTAKDFVTSLKYVADKKSDALYLVQNSVKGLDDYVNGKTKDFSTVGVKAVDDHTLQYTLNQPESFWNSKLTTATMMPVNEKFLESAGKDFGSVKPNGILYNGAYILKSFTSKSQIELEKNPDYYDKKNVHIDTVKLTYFDGSDQDYLARNFSDGNLSTARLFPTSSTYSTIEKKFKDNIVYSPQDSTVYYAYFNVNRQNYGHTKKTSDEQKNNTKTALQNKNFRQALNFALDRTSYSAQVNGKDGASKTLRTLLVPPTFVQADGKDFGTLVEEKLAATGDEWKGVSFADAQDSLHNADKAKAELEKAKAELQSQGVQFPIHIDYVVDQSSNALVQQADSMKSSIETALGKDNVVIDVQKLSTDDADNATYFAQSPDQKDFDMDITGWGPDFQDPSTYLDILNPTDGSTLTGMGLDPKKDQALIEKIGLNQYKELLDAANAEKLDTNARYEKYAAAQAWLTENAMVLPIYSKGGVPSITKVTPFSAANSAIGIKGETSFFKYQKVQDKTVTTADYEKTYKNWLKEKEESNKKAQEELAKHVK; via the coding sequence ATGAAAAAATCGAAGCTTGCTCTTTTAGCAGGTGTCGCCGCGGCTTCAACGCTTTTCCTTGCTGCATGTGGCTCATCTTCTAATGCGTCAAAAGGGACTACCTACAACTACGTGTATGGTACAGACCCTGATTCCTTGAACTATTTGACTTCAAATCGTTCAACTACAAGCGACATTACTACCAACTTGGTCGATGGTTTGTTTGAAAACGACCAATACGGTAACCTAGTGCCTGCTCTTGCTGAGGACTGGTCTGTTTCAAAAGACGGTCTGACTTATACCTACAAGCTTCGAAAAGACGCGAAGTGGTATGATTCAGAAGGAAATGAATACGCTGACGTCACTGCAAAAGATTTCGTGACATCTCTGAAATATGTAGCAGATAAAAAATCTGATGCACTTTACTTGGTTCAAAACTCAGTCAAAGGCTTGGATGACTATGTGAACGGAAAAACCAAAGACTTCTCAACTGTTGGAGTCAAAGCTGTTGATGATCACACTCTTCAATATACTTTGAACCAACCTGAATCTTTCTGGAATTCTAAATTGACGACTGCTACCATGATGCCAGTTAATGAAAAATTCTTGGAATCAGCTGGGAAAGATTTCGGTAGCGTGAAACCAAATGGGATCCTCTACAATGGTGCCTACATTTTGAAGTCCTTCACTTCAAAATCACAAATCGAGTTGGAAAAGAACCCTGATTACTACGACAAGAAAAATGTTCACATCGATACCGTTAAATTAACTTACTTCGATGGATCCGACCAAGACTACCTTGCTCGTAACTTCTCAGATGGTAACCTATCTACTGCTCGTCTCTTCCCAACAAGCTCAACCTACAGTACGATTGAGAAGAAATTCAAGGATAACATCGTTTATTCCCCACAAGATTCTACTGTTTACTACGCTTACTTCAACGTCAACCGTCAAAATTACGGCCATACGAAGAAGACATCTGATGAGCAAAAGAACAACACGAAGACAGCCCTTCAAAACAAAAACTTCCGTCAAGCTTTGAACTTCGCTTTGGATAGAACTTCCTACAGCGCTCAAGTTAACGGGAAAGACGGAGCATCAAAAACTCTACGTACCCTTCTAGTTCCACCGACATTTGTGCAAGCAGACGGGAAAGACTTCGGTACTCTCGTTGAAGAAAAACTTGCCGCAACAGGAGATGAGTGGAAAGGTGTGAGCTTTGCTGACGCGCAAGATAGCTTGCATAATGCGGATAAAGCCAAAGCGGAACTTGAAAAAGCGAAGGCTGAATTGCAATCACAAGGTGTTCAATTCCCAATCCATATCGACTATGTCGTAGACCAATCTTCTAATGCTCTTGTCCAACAAGCAGACTCTATGAAGAGTTCTATTGAAACAGCTCTTGGTAAAGACAATGTCGTGATCGATGTACAAAAATTGTCTACAGACGATGCAGACAACGCTACTTACTTCGCCCAATCACCAGATCAAAAAGACTTTGACATGGATATCACTGGTTGGGGACCTGACTTCCAAGACCCATCTACTTACTTGGATATCTTGAACCCAACAGATGGTTCAACCTTGACTGGTATGGGACTTGATCCTAAGAAAGACCAAGCGCTCATCGAAAAAATTGGTTTGAACCAATACAAAGAATTGTTGGATGCTGCTAATGCTGAAAAATTGGATACCAATGCGCGTTATGAAAAATACGCTGCTGCCCAAGCTTGGTTGACTGAAAACGCAATGGTACTTCCAATCTACTCTAAGGGTGGAGTGCCATCTATCACGAAGGTAACGCCATTCTCAGCAGCAAATTCTGCAATTGGTATTAAAGGTGAAACAAGCTTCTTCAAATACCAGAAAGTGCAAGACAAGACAGTCACAACGGCTGACTACGAAAAAACTTATAAGAATTGGTTGAAAGAAAAAGAAGAATCAAACAAAAAAGCGCAAGAAGAACTTGCAAAACACGTGAAATAA
- a CDS encoding PadR family transcriptional regulator has translation MKESQLLKGVLEGCVLEIISKKAIYGYELIQSLKEMGFDKIVAGTIYPLLQKLEKQGIIHGEMRPSPDGPDRKYFSLSDAGKERLGEFWDQWQELVTKVERIKKEGEEW, from the coding sequence ATGAAAGAGTCCCAATTACTAAAGGGAGTCTTGGAGGGCTGTGTGCTGGAGATTATTTCCAAAAAGGCCATTTATGGCTACGAATTGATTCAAAGTCTCAAAGAGATGGGATTTGATAAGATTGTCGCTGGGACCATTTATCCCCTACTTCAAAAATTAGAAAAACAAGGAATTATTCATGGGGAAATGAGGCCGTCTCCAGATGGTCCTGATCGTAAGTATTTTTCACTCAGTGATGCTGGAAAAGAGCGTTTAGGGGAATTTTGGGACCAGTGGCAGGAGCTAGTCACAAAAGTAGAACGTATCAAGAAGGAGGGGGAAGAATGGTAG
- a CDS encoding APC family permease, with product MNLFRKKALGQVHPGLNRHLRLWDLIILGIGAMVGTGIFTITGTAAANLAGPALIISIVIAAFCVGLSALFFAEFASRIPSTGGAYSYLYAIFGEFPAWIAGWLTVMEFMTAVSGVASGWAAYFKGLLANLGWSLPMALNGTFDPAKGTYVDLLPILVMVLVTALVLMNAKAVLRFNFLLVLLKFSALALFILVGIFHLNPGNWENFSPYGFGKIYGGQTGIMAGASLMFFAFLGFESISMAVDEIKEPQKNVPRGIVLSLLITTVLYILVTLVLTGMVPFKNLNVEDAVAFALRQVGAGWAGNYVSLVAILTLITVCISMTFALSRMIYSLARDGLLPKAMKQLDPKTRIPKNATLVAGLMAAIAGGVFPLASIASFLNICTLAYLVMLAFALLKLRKEHGAPGPGEFKTPLVPVLPILSIVVCVSFMTQYSLSTWLAFGVALLIGIGIYFGYGYRHSEENK from the coding sequence ATGAATCTATTTCGAAAAAAAGCTTTGGGACAGGTTCACCCAGGGTTAAACCGCCATTTACGGTTGTGGGATTTAATTATTTTAGGAATCGGTGCCATGGTGGGGACAGGGATCTTCACGATTACGGGTACTGCAGCAGCGAATTTAGCTGGTCCAGCCTTGATTATTTCGATTGTGATTGCGGCTTTTTGCGTCGGCTTATCTGCCCTCTTCTTTGCAGAATTTGCATCTCGCATCCCTTCAACCGGTGGGGCCTATAGTTATCTCTATGCCATCTTTGGAGAGTTTCCCGCCTGGATTGCCGGTTGGTTGACCGTGATGGAATTTATGACAGCCGTATCAGGGGTGGCCTCAGGTTGGGCCGCGTATTTCAAGGGCTTGTTGGCCAATCTTGGCTGGAGTCTGCCGATGGCTTTAAACGGGACTTTTGATCCAGCTAAGGGAACTTATGTGGATCTCTTGCCTATTTTGGTCATGGTCCTCGTAACTGCCTTAGTCCTTATGAATGCAAAAGCGGTCTTACGTTTTAATTTCTTGCTGGTCTTACTCAAGTTCTCCGCTCTTGCCTTGTTTATCCTTGTGGGGATTTTTCACCTAAATCCTGGCAACTGGGAAAACTTTTCTCCGTATGGATTTGGCAAAATTTATGGTGGTCAGACAGGGATTATGGCTGGAGCTTCGCTCATGTTCTTTGCCTTTCTTGGTTTTGAGTCCATTTCCATGGCGGTCGACGAAATCAAGGAACCACAAAAGAACGTTCCTCGCGGGATTGTCCTCAGTCTTTTGATCACAACCGTTCTTTATATCTTGGTCACCCTGGTTTTGACCGGTATGGTTCCTTTTAAGAACTTAAATGTAGAAGACGCGGTTGCCTTTGCCCTCCGTCAGGTCGGCGCAGGATGGGCAGGGAATTATGTATCGCTGGTAGCGATTTTGACCCTGATTACCGTCTGCATTTCGATGACCTTTGCCCTCTCACGGATGATTTACAGTTTGGCGCGGGATGGCCTTTTGCCAAAAGCGATGAAACAGCTCGATCCTAAAACCAGAATTCCAAAAAATGCGACCTTGGTCGCTGGATTGATGGCTGCCATTGCTGGTGGAGTTTTTCCGCTAGCTAGTATCGCTTCCTTTTTAAATATCTGTACCTTGGCTTACCTGGTTATGTTGGCCTTCGCTCTCTTGAAATTGCGCAAGGAACACGGGGCTCCTGGACCTGGTGAATTTAAAACGCCTTTGGTTCCGGTTTTGCCAATCCTATCGATTGTGGTCTGTGTGTCCTTTATGACCCAGTATTCTCTATCGACCTGGCTGGCCTTCGGAGTTGCTCTCTTGATTGGGATAGGAATTTATTTTGGCTATGGGTATCGCCATTCAGAAGAAAATAAATAA
- a CDS encoding DUF2829 domain-containing protein, with the protein MTFEEILPGLKAKKKYVRTGWGGAENYVQLFDTIEQNGVALEVTPYFLINVSGEGEGFSMWSPTPCDVLATDWVEVHD; encoded by the coding sequence ATGACATTTGAAGAGATTTTACCAGGATTAAAGGCCAAGAAAAAATATGTACGAACAGGATGGGGTGGAGCAGAAAACTATGTCCAATTGTTTGATACCATCGAGCAAAATGGAGTGGCTCTGGAAGTGACACCTTATTTCCTCATTAACGTGTCTGGTGAAGGCGAAGGCTTTTCCATGTGGAGTCCAACTCCCTGTGATGTTCTAGCGACAGATTGGGTGGAAGTACATGACTAA
- a CDS encoding 3-oxoacyl-ACP reductase has protein sequence MTKRVLITGVSSGIGLAQARLFLEKGYQIYGVDQGADPQLPGDFHFLQRDLTLDLTPIFDWCSEVDVLCNTAGVLDDYKPLLEQSAQEIQEIFEINYVTPVELTRHYLTQMLEKKQGIIINMCSIASSLAGGGGHAYTSSKHALAGFTKQLALDYAEAGIQVFGIAPGAVKTGMTAADFEPGGLADWVASETPIKRWIEPEEVAEISLFLASGKASAMQGQILTIDGGWSLK, from the coding sequence ATGACTAAACGGGTCTTGATCACAGGCGTGAGCTCCGGGATTGGTCTGGCGCAAGCTCGTTTGTTTTTAGAAAAGGGCTATCAGATTTATGGAGTGGACCAAGGAGCGGATCCTCAGTTGCCAGGCGATTTTCACTTCTTACAGCGAGACTTAACCTTGGATTTGACACCAATCTTCGACTGGTGTTCTGAGGTAGATGTCTTGTGCAATACAGCGGGAGTATTGGACGATTACAAACCGCTTCTTGAGCAAAGCGCTCAGGAGATTCAGGAGATTTTTGAGATCAACTATGTTACTCCGGTAGAGCTGACACGACATTATCTGACTCAAATGTTGGAGAAGAAGCAAGGGATCATCATCAATATGTGCTCCATTGCTTCTAGCCTTGCAGGCGGAGGTGGGCACGCCTATACCTCTTCTAAACATGCCTTAGCAGGATTTACCAAGCAATTAGCTCTAGACTATGCTGAAGCTGGGATTCAGGTCTTTGGCATTGCTCCTGGTGCAGTTAAGACTGGTATGACCGCTGCTGACTTTGAACCAGGTGGTCTGGCAGATTGGGTAGCCAGTGAAACACCTATCAAACGCTGGATTGAGCCAGAGGAAGTGGCAGAAATCAGTCTCTTTTTGGCCAGTGGGAAGGCCTCTGCCATGCAGGGACAAATCCTGACCATTGATGGTGGTTGGAGTTTGAAATAG
- a CDS encoding PepSY domain-containing protein, translated as MKKSIKQKAVASLAIFSLSTAALGSVVAFADTGTSKKTTSSTVTASVTLAQAQEKALKEAKGGKVIGYEQEEKHGKAVYEVTILDGKNEKEYKIDGQSGAILKSKTKDLSQDREDQQLIGASVQLDLAKVESQLKSKYSNASIEKVELDVEDGKLVYSVSLREGNQKIELELDANTGTVLEEDVELDHD; from the coding sequence ATGAAAAAATCAATTAAACAAAAAGCCGTTGCAAGTCTCGCAATCTTCTCTCTATCAACTGCCGCTCTAGGCTCTGTAGTAGCCTTTGCCGATACTGGAACAAGTAAAAAGACTACTTCTTCAACAGTGACTGCATCTGTCACCCTTGCACAAGCTCAAGAAAAAGCTCTGAAAGAAGCTAAGGGTGGAAAAGTGATTGGCTACGAGCAAGAAGAAAAACATGGAAAAGCAGTGTATGAAGTGACCATCTTGGATGGAAAAAATGAAAAAGAATATAAGATCGATGGCCAGTCTGGTGCTATCTTGAAGTCAAAAACTAAGGATCTGAGTCAGGATCGTGAAGATCAGCAATTAATCGGAGCAAGTGTTCAGTTGGACTTGGCTAAGGTAGAGAGCCAGCTGAAATCAAAATACTCGAATGCTAGTATCGAAAAAGTAGAGTTAGATGTAGAAGATGGTAAACTTGTCTATAGCGTTAGCTTGCGAGAAGGCAATCAAAAAATTGAGTTAGAGTTAGATGCCAATACAGGTACCGTATTGGAAGAAGATGTGGAGCTGGATCACGATTAA
- a CDS encoding response regulator transcription factor, with protein MKVLVIEDEVDLNRSIVKLLKTQQYSVDAAYDGQEALDYIRVSQYDVIISDIMMPQLDGLGVLSYLRNHQIKTPVLMLTAKDSLEDKVTGLDAGADDYLVKPFEFDELLARIRVMLRRNNRENLTNLVQFGDYSLDLAKKTIQHKGVLVDLTSKEYELLECLVRHPNVVLSREQIREHIWDFDYVGESNIIDVLVKNIRKKLGNPSIIQTKRGMGYVFKNEEGL; from the coding sequence ATGAAAGTATTAGTGATTGAAGACGAAGTAGATTTGAATCGTAGCATCGTTAAATTACTGAAAACCCAGCAGTATAGTGTTGATGCGGCCTATGATGGTCAGGAGGCCTTGGACTACATTCGTGTGTCCCAGTATGACGTGATTATTTCAGATATTATGATGCCGCAGCTAGATGGTTTGGGGGTGTTGAGCTACTTGAGAAATCATCAGATTAAGACCCCAGTTCTGATGCTAACGGCTAAAGATAGCCTAGAAGACAAGGTAACAGGACTGGATGCTGGTGCAGACGACTACTTGGTCAAACCCTTTGAATTTGATGAATTACTGGCTCGGATTCGCGTCATGCTGAGACGAAATAATCGAGAAAACTTGACCAACCTGGTCCAATTTGGTGACTATTCCTTAGACCTGGCAAAAAAGACCATCCAACACAAGGGTGTTTTGGTTGACCTGACTTCCAAGGAGTATGAGTTACTAGAGTGTCTGGTGCGCCATCCCAATGTGGTTTTAAGTCGGGAACAGATTCGTGAGCATATTTGGGATTTTGATTATGTTGGAGAGTCTAATATCATTGATGTTTTAGTCAAGAATATCCGCAAAAAATTAGGTAATCCATCGATTATTCAGACAAAAAGGGGGATGGGCTATGTTTTCAAAAATGAAGAAGGACTCTAA